In the Cetobacterium somerae ATCC BAA-474 genome, one interval contains:
- a CDS encoding carboxypeptidase M32 → MEEKINKFREMIKEKKIIDSMLALLQWDLETQAPKGGYKLISEMIGELSLKSYNLTTSKEFLEMLKELKKNEEKLDDIIKREIELLEEEVEKIKVIPSEEYKMYSELTAKAQGIWEIARENNDFESFAPILEQIFNFNRKFIEYRGIKEDVYSEILNDYEKGMNVEKLDNFFAELKKEIVPLLKEVNKNKRDFQKKVKFEVSEYNQKLFSKEILEYIGFDLERGVLSESAHPFTLTVNKDDVRLTTRYLKDFPFSSVFSTIHEGGHGIYEQGVDEILKDTILSDGASMGIHESQSRFYENIIGRSKEFWFGILEKSKFKYSELSKLTLEEIYKGINEVSPSLIRVEADELTYSLHIMIRYEIEKGILSREYLVKDLPRVWNEKMYEYLGVVPSTDSEGVLQDVHWSCGLIGYFPSYALGNVYSLQILNAMKKDINIEGTLERGELKRIKEWLREKIHRYGKLKTPKEIMVSVTGEELNPEYYIEYLKEKYKNIYN, encoded by the coding sequence ATGGAAGAGAAAATAAATAAATTTAGAGAAATGATAAAAGAGAAAAAAATAATAGACTCTATGTTAGCTTTACTTCAATGGGATTTGGAAACCCAAGCACCAAAAGGTGGTTATAAATTGATCTCTGAAATGATAGGAGAATTAAGCTTAAAGAGCTATAATTTAACTACTTCTAAAGAGTTTTTAGAGATGTTAAAAGAATTGAAAAAAAATGAAGAAAAATTAGATGATATAATAAAACGAGAGATAGAACTTTTAGAAGAAGAAGTTGAAAAAATAAAAGTTATACCTAGTGAAGAGTATAAAATGTACTCTGAACTTACAGCTAAAGCTCAAGGGATATGGGAGATAGCTCGAGAAAATAATGATTTTGAAAGTTTTGCTCCTATTTTAGAGCAAATTTTTAATTTTAATCGAAAGTTTATAGAGTATAGAGGAATAAAAGAGGATGTTTATTCAGAAATTTTGAATGATTATGAAAAGGGAATGAACGTTGAAAAGCTAGATAATTTTTTTGCAGAATTAAAAAAAGAGATTGTACCTTTATTAAAAGAAGTAAATAAAAACAAAAGAGACTTTCAAAAGAAAGTGAAGTTTGAAGTTTCAGAATACAATCAAAAGCTTTTTTCAAAAGAGATTTTAGAGTATATTGGGTTTGATTTAGAAAGAGGAGTTTTATCAGAAAGTGCTCATCCATTTACATTAACTGTAAATAAAGATGATGTTAGATTAACAACGAGATATCTAAAAGATTTTCCGTTTTCAAGTGTTTTTAGTACTATTCATGAGGGTGGACATGGAATATATGAACAGGGAGTAGATGAAATTTTAAAAGATACGATTTTATCTGATGGAGCCTCTATGGGTATACATGAATCTCAATCGAGATTTTATGAAAATATTATTGGGAGAAGTAAGGAATTTTGGTTTGGGATTCTAGAAAAAAGTAAATTTAAATATAGTGAATTATCAAAGTTAACATTAGAAGAGATTTATAAAGGAATAAATGAAGTTTCGCCATCTTTAATCAGAGTTGAAGCAGATGAATTAACGTATTCACTACATATAATGATACGTTATGAAATTGAAAAAGGGATTTTATCAAGAGAATACTTGGTAAAAGATTTACCAAGAGTTTGGAATGAAAAAATGTATGAATATTTAGGAGTAGTTCCATCAACAGATTCTGAAGGTGTTTTGCAGGATGTTCATTGGTCTTGTGGTCTTATTGGATACTTTCCATCATACGCTTTAGGAAATGTATATTCACTTCAAATTTTAAATGCTATGAAAAAAGATATAAATATAGAAGGAACATTGGAAAGAGGAGAATTAAAAAGAATTAAAGAATGGTTAAGAGAAAAAATTCATAGATATGGAAAGTTGAAAACACCTAAAGAGATTATGGTTTCAGTAACTGGAGAAGAATTAAATCCAGAATATTATATAGAGTATTTAAAAGAAAAATATAAAAATATTTATAATTAG